From Candidatus Cloacimonadaceae bacterium, a single genomic window includes:
- a CDS encoding phage portal protein yields MAKLWINKSSKQKAETPKGVISPPVSYETLIEAYYGNPYHASCIDVKASNVIGNGFKDRAIADILSKMSLGDSIFSLLEKTVRDLLIFGNAFWETPKDEVYQIPAWTMYRTEKGWEQRVGKDKEIYDPEEVWHFRRDSMLSSFYGTPDYLSILPSLDLMRTITSYNSNFFENNAIPDFAIVVEGGTLSPQAESSIQRFMRSKFRGTENAHKTLYLPVPEGVKVRFEKLQAESMKDMQFLELRKACIGEIISCHGVPPRLMGIMVPGELGGGGETSGERDIFFQTRIKPLQNSFCGQLDAFFLARLGRTTDIELESFDYSENTGDLVLKALKGN; encoded by the coding sequence ATGGCAAAATTATGGATAAACAAGAGCAGTAAGCAAAAGGCAGAGACACCGAAAGGAGTGATCAGCCCGCCGGTCTCCTATGAGACCTTAATCGAAGCCTATTATGGTAACCCGTATCATGCGAGCTGCATCGATGTGAAGGCGAGTAACGTGATAGGTAATGGATTTAAAGACAGGGCAATAGCGGATATCCTGAGCAAGATGAGCTTAGGTGACAGCATCTTTTCGCTGTTGGAAAAGACGGTGCGCGACCTGCTGATCTTTGGGAATGCGTTTTGGGAAACGCCAAAGGATGAGGTCTATCAAATCCCGGCGTGGACGATGTATCGCACGGAAAAAGGCTGGGAGCAGCGCGTGGGGAAAGATAAAGAGATATATGATCCGGAAGAGGTGTGGCATTTTCGGCGGGACAGCATGCTGAGCAGCTTCTACGGGACACCGGACTATCTTAGCATCCTGCCATCACTGGATCTGATGAGGACGATCACGAGCTATAACAGCAATTTTTTTGAGAATAATGCGATCCCTGATTTTGCGATCGTGGTCGAAGGCGGAACGCTTTCACCGCAAGCTGAAAGCAGTATTCAGCGTTTCATGCGCAGCAAATTCAGAGGGACGGAGAATGCGCATAAGACACTGTATTTGCCTGTCCCGGAAGGTGTGAAGGTGCGCTTCGAGAAGCTGCAAGCCGAGAGTATGAAGGATATGCAGTTTTTGGAATTGCGCAAAGCCTGCATCGGTGAGATCATAAGCTGCCACGGCGTGCCACCGCGCCTGATGGGGATTATGGTGCCTGGGGAATTGGGCGGCGGCGGAGAAACGAGCGGCGAGCGCGACATCTTCTTTCAAACACGGATCAAGCCACTGCAAAACAGCTTCTGCGGGCAATTGGATGCCTTCTTCCTCGCCCGGCTGGGGAGGACGACCGACATAGAATTAGAGAGCTTTGACTATAGCGAGAATACCGGCGATCTGGTGTTGAAGGCGCTGAAGGGGAATTGA